One stretch of Cryptococcus decagattii chromosome 10, complete sequence DNA includes these proteins:
- a CDS encoding malate synthase A, with protein MSLPQGIYLTVPIPKGGEHILSTQALEFLAVLHRTFNKRRLELLKNREKVQAELDQGKSLSFLPETREIRENLAWSCAPPGPGLEDRRVEITGPTDRKMVVNALNSGAKTFMADFEDSNSPTWSNMVLGQVNLYDAIRRQIDFEINGKAYKLSEKPAVLLVRPRGWHLPEPRLIIDGTPMSGSLFDFGLYFFHNARELISRGSGPYFYLPKMEHHLEARLWNDAFSLATSHLGVQQGVIRATVLIETLPAAFQMEEILYELKEHSAGLNCGRWDYIFSFIKKQRAHKNCVFPDRSDVTMTVPFMDAYVRLLIQTCHKRKVAAMGGMSAQIPIKNDPAANERAMSKVRADKLREVTAGHDGTWVAHPALIPIALEIFNQHMPGPNQYHVRREDVRVTDKQIADPSVPGKITEQGLRDNVSAALSYCAAWISGNGCVPINHLMEDAATAEIARVQLWQWCKYGSKTDSGKDINPSYVQTILSEEASKVSKLPGIDPSHVKIASEYMAQQVKADWPSDFLTSDLLGYLEGVGTKGGAKASL; from the exons ATGTCCCTCCCTCAAGGTATCTACCTCACTGTCCCTATCCCCAAGGGCGGTGAGCACATCCTCTCTACCCAAGCCCTCGAGTTCCTCGCCGTGCTCCATAGAACATTCAACAAGCGAAGATTAGAACTGTTAAAAAACCGTGAAAAGGTTCAGGCGGAGCTGGACCAAGGCAAGTCCCTCTCGTTCCTCCCAGAAACCAGGGAGATTAGAGAGAACCTTGCTTGGAGTTGTGCCCCTCCTGGTCCAGGGCTTGAAGACCGTCG AGTTGAGATTACCGGCCCGACCGACAGGAAGATGGTCGTCAACGCTTTGAACTCTGGTGCTAAGACCTTTATGGCCGATTTTGAAG ACTCTAACTCTCCTACCTGGTCAAACATGGTTCTGGGACAGGTCAATCTTTACGATGCAATCCG ACGACAAATTGACTTTGAAATCAACGGCAAGGCTTACAAACTCTCCGAGAAGCCTGCTGTGCTTTTGGTCCG ACCCCGAGGGTGGCACCTTCCTGAGCCCCGTTTGATTATCGACGGCACTCCCATGTCCGGGTCCCTCTTCGACTTTGGTCTTTACTTTTTCCACAACGCCCGCGAACTCATCTCCCGAGGTTCTGGGCCTTATTTTTACCTCCCTAAGATGGAGCACCATCTCGAAGCTCGTCTTTGGAACGATGCCTTCTCCCTTGCGACAAGTCACTTGGGGGTGCAGCAGGGTGTGATTAGGGCGACAGTATTGATTGAGACTTTGCCCGCGGCGTTCcagatggaagagatttTGTATGAGTTGAAAGAACATTCTGCCGGTTTGAATTGTGGGCGATGGGATTACATCTTCAGTTT CATCAAGAAGCAACGAGCTCACAAGAACTGCGTCTTCCCCGATCGATCTGACGTTACCATGACTGTCCCCTTCATGGACGCTTACGTCCGCCTACTCATCCAAACTTGTCATAA GCGAAAGGTAGCCGCTATGGGAGGCATGTCTGCCCAGATTCCTATCAAGAACGATCCCGCCGCAAACGAACGCGCCATGTCGAAAGTTCGCGCCGACAAACTCCGTGAAGTCACTGCCGGGCATGACGGCACATGGGTTGCTCACCCCGCCCTCATTCCCATCGCTCTCGAGATCTTTAACCAACACATGCCAGGCCCGAACCAGTATCACGTCCGCCGCGAAGATGTTAGAGTCACGGACAAGCAGATTGCTGATCCTTCTGTCCCTGGAAAGATTACAGAACAAGGGTTGAGGGACAATGTAAGCGCCGCTTTGTCGTATTGTGCGGCATGGATTAGTGGAAATGGGTGTGTGCCGATCAATCACTTGATGGAGGATGCTGCAACGGCGGAAATCGCCAGAGTGCAACTTTGGCAGTGGTGCAAGTATGGCTCCAAGACA GACTCCGGCAAAGACATCAATCCCTCTTACGTCCAAACCATCCTCTCTGAAGAAGCATCCAAAGTCTCAAAACTCCCCGGTATAGACCCATCTCACGTCAAGATTGCATCTGAGTATATGGCTCAGCAGGTCAAGGCCGATTGGCCGAGTGATTTCTTGACAAGTGATTTATTGGGGTACCTTGAAGGTGTCGGCACTAAGGGCGGTGCCAAAGCTAGCCTTTAA